AAACTTCCAGGCATGCCAGTTTGGTTTCGTGATCGGAGATGGATTCTCCCTGCGACCTTGCAATTTCCGCTATGGAACGCAGCATGATGGTGGTGGTTACCGGGAGTTCGATCGCAAGGGCAGCCATGCCGAAAAAGCCGCTAACCCCTCCGGTGGCTGCAGCTCCCAGTTTGTGCCATTTATTGGAGGATGCTTTGCCCGGAACATCTTTAAGCGTAAAGATGGCGGCCCCGGAAGCTTTGAGCAAGGCTGCCCGGGTTATTTTCCCGATCTGGGCACCCCAGTTTTTGGGTAATCGCTCAATCCCTTTTTCAAGAGGCATTCCGATGACATTGGTGATCCTGGCAGCCAATCCCGGATTTTCCAGCAGATGCCTGGCCAGTTGAAGCTCTTTTTGTTCGGATTCAGATAGCATTGTGTTCATCACTATTCGGCCTGGGATTGAAATTTTCCCAGGGATGATTTTCTTCGCTTAACACATATCGTGCCTGTCCATCGGGGAACAAATCATGTTTTAAAATTGAACAGCAAATACCCGGCGGCAAGACAGGGGAACCGATCCAAAGGCCCTGGATTTCGGTCATGTAGCGATTTCTTCCGGAACGGGAATGTTCTCTTTCCCGCAGATCTCGGTCAGCCGGTTCAGCGACCAGGGGGAGCGGTAATCAAAGAACTGGCCGAAAGGACGCTTCATCAGGTCGATCAGGTACAGGGTTTTAGGGTCAAGATCCCGTGAGCATTTACTCCGAAGCAGATCCCAGTCTTTGAATATGAATTTCAGGGTTACAAAGACCGTTGGATCGATATGTGAAAGATTGACGCTGCTGATGCCATCATCCAGTATTTTTCTTCTGACACGGTTGATGTGCCGCTCGCTGAGGTCATTGAGAACCTGTATGCATTTTTCAAAGAGAATGTACTCATTGAGCAGGAAGGCGATCTCACACGCATCCATTTTTTCCCAAGGCCACCGGGTGGCTCAGGCAGATAAAGCCTCCGAGCATGAACGATCCGGCATTGAATCCGTTAATATTTCGCTCGATGTACATCGCAATGGCTTTCTTGAAAAACAGGATCTTGCCATCCAGGGTAAAAAGATCGTATATCATTTGCTGATCCTTATGTGTACCCATTTCGCTTTTCAATACCTTCTCAATGTAAGGTATAAGGTTG
The DNA window shown above is from Bacteroidales bacterium and carries:
- a CDS encoding EcsC family protein, whose amino-acid sequence is MNTMLSESEQKELQLARHLLENPGLAARITNVIGMPLEKGIERLPKNWGAQIGKITRAALLKASGAAIFTLKDVPGKASSNKWHKLGAAATGGVSGFFGMAALAIELPVTTTIMLRSIAEIARSQGESISDHETKLACLEVFALGGNKRSDDATGSGYYAVRALLARSISEAAEFVVERGLAEKGAPVLVRLIAVISQRFGIQITEKAAAQAIPAIGAAGGALINTIFMDHFQDMAKGHFIVRKLERKYGKDHIEKLYGKL